CGCGCGCAGGAATATGAAGCCAAGATCAACTCGGGCGACCTCATCCTGATCGCCGAAGTGACCCGCGACCTGTTCCGCGCCGACGACCAGCCCGAGCAGAGCTATTCGGAGCGCCAGATCTTCGAAGCGGCTTCCTCGCGCCTCGCCCGCGAACTTGCGGCGATGGAAAAGACCGACGAAAAGACCGCGCTAAAGAAGATCATCACCGTCCTCGACGACGCCGCGAAGATCTGGAACGCGGAAAAAGAAGACGCATAGAAGGTCCGGGCGACGTTCGGAGCGTCTTCAGACGCCTGACGGCATCCGATCGACAAGATCACCAAGGGGGCCCGGCCGGGAACGGTCGGGCCCTTCTGCTTGCCAAGCGCCGCGCATCCGCGTATTAGATGAGCAACACAGCCAAGCGGAAAGCATCATGATCCTCAAAGCCACCACCATCGCGCTCCTCACCGGCGCCATTTCGACCTGCACCGACATGGTCGACGAGGGACGCATCATCACCATCGAGGAAGGCCCCGCCATCACGCGGCAGATCGAGGCGCAGGACTTCGACCGCCTGACCGTGGCCGGGCGCTACGACGTCATCGTCGTCGAAGGCGACACGCCCTCGATCGAGATCGAGGGCCCCGAGGCCGCGCTCAACCGCACCGCCTTCGACTTCGAGGGTGACGAGCTCACCATCCGTCCGGACGACGAGGACGACAAGGTCATCATCCGCTGGGCCGACGGGACCAAGGTCACCGTGCGCATCACGACCGCCGCCTTGAAGGAAGCAACCATCGCGGGCGCGGGCACAATGCAGCTTGCCGCCGTCGATGCAGAGCGCTTCTCGGGCACCATTGCGGGCTCGGGCGACATCAAGATCGACCGCATTGCGGCCAAGCGCGCCGACTTCACCATCGCCGGCTCGGGCGCGATCGATGTGCGCGGCAGCGCCGACGTTCTCGACCTGTCGATCGGCGGCTCGGGCGACTTCCTCAACCAAGCCTTCAGCGCGACCAACGCCGACATCTCGATCGCCGGCTCGGGCGATGTCGCCGCGCAGGTGTCGGGCGAGGCCGATATCTCGATCGCCGGCTCGGGCGATGTGACCCTGACGGGCGGCGCCAATTGCAGCGTCTCCAAATTCGGCTCGGGCGACGTCAGCTGCAGCTGACCGTCCGCCGCTCGATCTTCTGGCTTTATTAACCATCTTGGGCGATGGTCCTCGTCTATGAGGATCATCGCTCTTTCGCTGCTCGCTATTCTCGCCATGCCTGCCGCCGCGCAGGCCGAGGAACGCCGCTATTCGGTCACCGACTACAACCAGCTTCGGATTGACGGCGGCTTTCGCATCCAGCTCGAGACCGACCGCTCGCCCTTCGCCGTGGCCGAGGGCAATAGCGCGGCGCTCGACGGGGTCCGCATCCGGGTCGAGGGCCGCACGCTCATCGTCTCGGCCAATCGCTCCAACTGGTCGGGCAATGAGCGCGATCGCGCCCAGCCCGTCACCATCCGCCTCGGCGCCCATCGCCTCGAACGATTGTGGGTGAATGGCTCGGGACTGATCGAGGTCGATTCGATCGAGGGACAGAAGTTCGGCCTCGCCATCCAGGGCAGCGGCCGCGCGGTCATCCACCACGTCGAGGTCGACACTCTCGACGTCGGCCTCAACGGCGCCGCCAGCGCGCAG
The nucleotide sequence above comes from Sphingomicrobium arenosum. Encoded proteins:
- a CDS encoding GIN domain-containing protein encodes the protein MRIIALSLLAILAMPAAAQAEERRYSVTDYNQLRIDGGFRIQLETDRSPFAVAEGNSAALDGVRIRVEGRTLIVSANRSNWSGNERDRAQPVTIRLGAHRLERLWVNGSGLIEVDSIEGQKFGLAIQGSGRAVIHHVEVDTLDVGLNGAASAQIGGDVEDATLIVRGMSNLDAQGLEADRATLGVDGPSIVAMGSAQEVRVDAIGVGEISLAGRPACELRLVGAPLVTGCK
- a CDS encoding head GIN domain-containing protein codes for the protein MILKATTIALLTGAISTCTDMVDEGRIITIEEGPAITRQIEAQDFDRLTVAGRYDVIVVEGDTPSIEIEGPEAALNRTAFDFEGDELTIRPDDEDDKVIIRWADGTKVTVRITTAALKEATIAGAGTMQLAAVDAERFSGTIAGSGDIKIDRIAAKRADFTIAGSGAIDVRGSADVLDLSIGGSGDFLNQAFSATNADISIAGSGDVAAQVSGEADISIAGSGDVTLTGGANCSVSKFGSGDVSCS